In Chitinophaga nivalis, a single genomic region encodes these proteins:
- a CDS encoding RNA polymerase sigma-70 factor → MGEALQDLSDYLLLEQCRLDNVKAFDVLFDRYSKRLYNYALNYLQDKDTAEEIMMDLMVWIWEKRQQLDPEVKLAPYLFRAIKNAVIKAMSKKSFTTVPIEQVYDDESLTTAAADTKINCHEITQVYLEKLDELSQQRRRVFKMSRHEQLSHAEIAKELNLSLFTVKNHIKASLTHFRQHLKDYADITMLLLFYISMM, encoded by the coding sequence ATGGGCGAAGCTTTACAGGACTTATCAGATTATTTACTGTTGGAACAATGCAGGCTTGATAATGTGAAGGCGTTCGATGTATTGTTTGACCGATACTCCAAAAGACTGTATAATTATGCGCTGAACTATCTGCAGGACAAAGATACGGCAGAAGAGATCATGATGGATCTGATGGTGTGGATCTGGGAAAAAAGACAGCAACTTGATCCGGAAGTGAAGCTGGCGCCGTATTTATTTCGTGCTATTAAAAACGCCGTGATCAAGGCGATGAGTAAAAAATCATTTACTACAGTACCTATTGAACAGGTATATGATGATGAATCCCTCACTACTGCAGCAGCAGACACGAAGATCAATTGCCATGAAATTACGCAGGTATACCTCGAAAAGTTGGATGAACTGAGCCAGCAACGTCGCCGCGTGTTTAAGATGAGCCGGCACGAACAGCTTTCCCATGCTGAAATTGCCAAAGAACTGAACCTCTCCCTGTTCACGGTGAAGAATCACATCAAAGCATCACTTACCCATTTCCGGCAGCACCTGAAAGACTATGCCGACATTACCATGTTACTGTTGTTTTACATCTCCATGATGTAA
- a CDS encoding SDR family oxidoreductase produces MKKIFLITGATAGIGKITAIHLAKTGATVVIHGRNAAKTIQTQQEIIHLTGNTAIDTLTGDLSLMTDVKKIAHTFRNRYNHLDVLINNAGILAATRRETTAEGYENTFAVNVLAPYLLTALLFDQLQHSHKARVINVSSAMHSLARPDFNDLQATRSFHAIRAYSNSKLFLILLTEEMAGRMADSGIKNVVVNSLHPGAVATTFGKDNSTFSNRLTNLLKPLFFLSPEKGAATTIFLATSREGEQYSGQYFVKSKLAKVAPRHNTAKNREKIWTACETITGTTFL; encoded by the coding sequence ATGAAAAAGATTTTTTTGATCACAGGTGCTACTGCCGGCATTGGAAAAATAACCGCCATACACCTGGCCAAAACCGGGGCCACCGTTGTCATTCATGGCAGAAATGCAGCGAAGACCATACAAACCCAACAGGAAATCATCCACCTCACAGGCAATACAGCTATTGATACCCTTACCGGCGATCTGTCGCTGATGACAGACGTAAAAAAGATCGCCCATACTTTCCGGAACCGCTACAACCACCTGGATGTGCTGATCAATAATGCCGGCATACTGGCTGCCACCCGCAGGGAAACCACAGCAGAAGGCTATGAAAATACCTTTGCCGTGAATGTGCTGGCCCCCTATCTTTTAACCGCACTGCTGTTTGACCAACTACAGCATAGCCATAAAGCGCGGGTCATCAATGTATCTTCTGCCATGCATTCGCTGGCACGGCCCGACTTCAATGATCTCCAGGCCACCCGTTCCTTCCATGCCATACGTGCCTACAGCAATTCCAAACTTTTCCTGATCCTGCTGACGGAAGAAATGGCCGGCCGCATGGCCGACAGTGGCATCAAAAATGTAGTGGTCAACAGTCTTCACCCTGGCGCCGTAGCGACCACTTTCGGTAAAGACAACAGTACCTTCTCCAACCGGCTCACCAATCTGTTGAAACCGTTGTTTTTCCTGTCGCCGGAAAAAGGTGCTGCCACCACTATCTTCCTCGCTACTTCCCGTGAAGGGGAACAATACAGCGGACAATATTTCGTCAAAAGCAAACTCGCCAAAGTAGCCCCCAGACATAACACAGCTAAAAACAGGGAAAAAATCTGGACAGCCTGTGAAACGATTACCGGCACTACCTTTTTATAA
- a CDS encoding DNA topoisomerase 3, producing MRVCIAEKPSVARDIAEVIGAKQRKDGYYEGNGYQVTWTFGHFCTLKEPHDYFEQWKYWRLEDLPMIPSSFGIKLIENSGVQKQFKVIETLVQACEEVINCGDAGQEGELIQRWVLLKAKCTAPIKRLWISSLTEEAIRNGFQQLREADQYNNLYAAGSARAIGDWLLGMNATRLFTKKFAQGKVVLSIGRVQTPTLAMIVQRQKEINAFVSEDYWELKTLYRETEFTATIDRLKSPEKAAKGLAYLQEHLFEVTSFEKKDGKEGNPRLFDLTGLQVEANKKYAYTADDTLKHVQSLYEKKLVTYPRVDTTYLSEDLHPKVPGILQDLTPYSALTAPVLAKPIPKLKTVFDDKKVTDHHAIIPTGVYPGGIGLEEKRLYDLIARRFIAAFYPECKISNTTVLGKVGQVPFKVTGKQILEPGWKEVYANDVKEKKEGEEEEKILPVFEVGESGPHTPRIHQGKTSPPKAFTEASLLRAMETAGKQVDDEEMRELLKDNGIGRPSTRANIIETLFRRKYIEKKKKNIYATQTGMDLIDTIQSELLKSAELTGQWERKLRLIEKGEYAPDTFKDELIQMVTALTAEVKTASYKFITIAPETPPEEKEKEKGKTKKEAKPKAPKAPIVLEQLTCPKCKTHLLKKGNTAYGCSNFNQCGFKIPFTVADKKLTDKQLHDLLTKGKSSSKNNKLSLDEHFNLVVA from the coding sequence ATGAGAGTTTGCATTGCTGAAAAACCAAGTGTGGCAAGAGACATTGCAGAAGTGATCGGCGCGAAACAACGCAAGGATGGCTACTATGAAGGCAATGGTTATCAGGTAACCTGGACTTTCGGGCATTTTTGTACCCTAAAGGAACCCCACGATTATTTTGAACAATGGAAATACTGGCGCCTGGAAGATCTCCCCATGATCCCCTCCAGCTTTGGGATCAAACTGATTGAAAACTCCGGCGTACAAAAACAGTTTAAAGTCATCGAAACACTGGTACAAGCCTGCGAAGAGGTGATCAACTGCGGGGATGCCGGCCAGGAAGGAGAACTGATCCAGCGTTGGGTATTGCTAAAAGCCAAATGCACTGCGCCGATCAAAAGACTCTGGATTTCCTCCCTGACAGAAGAAGCGATCCGCAACGGTTTCCAGCAATTACGGGAAGCAGACCAGTACAACAACCTGTATGCTGCCGGCAGCGCCCGCGCTATCGGCGACTGGCTGTTAGGCATGAATGCCACCCGCCTTTTCACCAAAAAATTTGCGCAGGGGAAAGTTGTATTGTCTATCGGCCGGGTGCAAACACCTACCCTGGCCATGATTGTGCAACGACAAAAAGAAATCAACGCCTTTGTATCTGAAGATTACTGGGAGTTAAAAACGTTATATCGCGAAACAGAGTTCACCGCTACCATCGACCGGTTGAAAAGTCCGGAGAAAGCAGCCAAAGGCCTGGCCTATCTGCAGGAGCATCTGTTTGAAGTCACTTCCTTTGAAAAGAAAGATGGCAAGGAAGGCAATCCCCGTCTGTTTGACCTCACGGGTCTGCAGGTGGAAGCCAATAAAAAATATGCCTATACTGCCGACGACACCCTCAAACACGTACAGAGCCTATACGAAAAAAAACTCGTCACCTACCCCAGGGTAGATACCACTTACCTGTCGGAAGACCTGCACCCCAAAGTGCCGGGTATCCTGCAGGATCTCACGCCCTACAGCGCACTCACCGCTCCTGTACTGGCCAAGCCTATTCCTAAACTGAAAACAGTTTTCGACGATAAAAAAGTAACCGATCACCATGCCATTATCCCTACCGGCGTATATCCCGGCGGTATCGGCCTGGAAGAAAAAAGGCTGTACGATCTGATTGCCCGGCGCTTCATTGCCGCCTTTTATCCGGAATGTAAAATTTCCAATACCACAGTGCTGGGTAAAGTAGGTCAGGTACCTTTTAAAGTAACCGGTAAACAAATACTGGAACCCGGCTGGAAAGAAGTATATGCCAATGATGTAAAAGAAAAAAAGGAAGGAGAAGAAGAGGAAAAAATACTACCGGTTTTTGAAGTGGGTGAAAGTGGTCCGCATACGCCCCGCATACACCAGGGGAAAACCTCTCCACCCAAAGCCTTTACAGAAGCGTCTTTGCTGCGGGCCATGGAAACGGCCGGCAAACAGGTAGACGATGAAGAAATGCGCGAGCTGCTGAAAGACAATGGTATTGGCCGGCCTTCTACCCGTGCCAACATTATTGAAACCCTCTTTCGCAGAAAATATATCGAGAAAAAGAAAAAAAACATCTACGCTACCCAAACGGGTATGGACCTCATTGATACCATACAATCCGAGTTGCTCAAAAGTGCGGAACTCACCGGCCAGTGGGAACGTAAACTCCGGCTCATTGAAAAAGGAGAATATGCACCGGATACCTTTAAGGACGAGCTGATTCAAATGGTAACCGCGCTGACTGCCGAAGTAAAAACAGCGAGTTATAAATTCATCACCATCGCACCGGAAACACCACCGGAAGAAAAGGAGAAGGAAAAAGGGAAAACCAAAAAAGAAGCAAAACCCAAAGCGCCGAAAGCGCCTATTGTGCTTGAACAGCTGACCTGTCCGAAATGTAAAACACATTTGTTGAAAAAAGGCAACACCGCCTACGGCTGCAGCAATTTCAACCAATGCGGTTTCAAGATTCCTTTTACTGTAGCCGATAAAAAACTTACCGATAAACAACTCCACGACTTACTCACGAAAGGAAAAAGCTCATCCAAAAACAACAAACTGTCATTGGATGAGCATTTCAACCTCGTAGTAGCATAA
- a CDS encoding nuclear transport factor 2 family protein: protein MEKRLPVPPFTYETALQKVQFAEDAWNSRDPQKVALAYTIDTEWRNRDQFINGREAVISFLTAKWEKELDYKLKKELWSFHDNRIAVRFEYTWTNKEGKHFRSYGNEMWEFNPEGLMQRRYASINDVALD from the coding sequence ATGGAAAAAAGATTACCTGTTCCGCCATTTACCTACGAAACCGCCCTGCAGAAAGTACAGTTTGCAGAAGATGCCTGGAACAGCCGCGACCCGCAAAAAGTAGCCCTGGCCTATACGATAGATACCGAATGGCGTAACCGCGATCAGTTTATCAATGGCCGCGAAGCGGTGATCAGCTTTCTGACTGCTAAATGGGAGAAAGAGCTGGACTATAAATTAAAGAAAGAGCTGTGGAGCTTTCATGATAACCGCATTGCCGTACGTTTTGAATATACCTGGACGAATAAGGAGGGTAAACATTTCCGTTCCTACGGTAATGAGATGTGGGAGTTTAATCCGGAAGGACTGATGCAGCGGCGCTATGCTTCTATTAATGATGTGGCGCTGGATTAA
- a CDS encoding helix-turn-helix domain-containing protein, with protein sequence MPQTESLQEFYQQKLNQVPENLQQEIGHFNVFRMKDCVVDNHLTVNYSRRDFYKVSLNTGHYLFHYADKTLEVKGPTLMFFSPQVPYSWEALTPDYEGFFCIFRAPFLTERMRMNINDLPMFSTSGKPAFSLTAEQHEETAVIYRKMLAEIASDYPFKYDLLCNYLKEIFHVALKMQPSETLYPHANANARLTAVFSDLLERQFPIESPAQRFTLRSASDYAQQLAVHVNHLNRAIRETTGKTTTSHIAERLAAEAKALLKHTSWNVAEISYALGFEEPAHFNNFFKKQTSLTPTAYRDV encoded by the coding sequence ATGCCGCAAACAGAGTCACTACAGGAGTTCTACCAGCAAAAGCTGAATCAGGTACCGGAGAACCTGCAACAGGAGATCGGACATTTTAATGTATTCCGGATGAAGGATTGTGTGGTAGACAATCACCTGACCGTGAATTACAGCCGCCGTGATTTCTATAAGGTCAGCCTGAACACCGGGCATTACCTGTTTCACTACGCCGATAAAACCCTTGAAGTAAAGGGGCCTACGCTGATGTTTTTCTCTCCGCAGGTACCGTATTCCTGGGAAGCATTAACCCCGGACTATGAGGGCTTTTTCTGCATCTTCCGGGCGCCCTTCCTGACAGAGCGCATGCGGATGAACATCAATGACCTGCCGATGTTCAGCACCAGCGGCAAACCGGCTTTTAGTTTAACTGCGGAACAACACGAGGAAACAGCGGTTATATACCGTAAAATGCTGGCGGAAATCGCCTCAGACTATCCTTTTAAGTATGACCTGCTTTGTAACTACCTGAAAGAGATTTTTCATGTGGCGCTTAAAATGCAGCCGTCTGAAACCTTGTATCCGCATGCCAATGCGAATGCCCGTCTGACGGCGGTTTTTTCTGATCTGCTGGAACGCCAGTTCCCGATTGAATCACCGGCGCAGCGTTTTACCCTGCGTTCCGCCAGCGACTATGCACAGCAACTGGCCGTACATGTCAATCACCTCAACCGGGCTATCCGCGAAACTACCGGTAAAACCACTACCAGCCACATTGCCGAACGGCTGGCTGCAGAAGCCAAAGCGTTGCTGAAGCATACCAGCTGGAACGTAGCAGAAATCAGCTATGCCCTGGGATTTGAAGAACCGGCCCATTTCAATAACTTCTTTAAGAAACAAACAAGCCTGACACCCACTGCCTACCGGGATGTTTGA
- a CDS encoding oxidoreductase: MSNTKVWFVTGASKGLGRILVLQLLQQGYKVAATSRNIADLRKITTADSSSFLPLAVDLISEKSVEDAIGETVKHFGRIDVIVNNAGYGQVGGLEEVSDTEARTNFDVNVFGSLNVIRKALPYLREQKSGHILNISSIAGFVAFFPGFGIYCATKFALEGLSESLVTEVKPFGIHVTLVEPGYFRTEFLSSGSLAVPANEIADYENIREVQKAHQFDIHGQQAGDPEKAAAAMIQVTTTPEPPVHLFLGQDAYDLAYEKIATVKKDLEAWKAVTVATGF; this comes from the coding sequence ATGAGCAACACAAAAGTTTGGTTTGTTACCGGCGCCTCCAAAGGTTTAGGACGCATTCTCGTATTACAATTATTACAGCAGGGATATAAAGTAGCAGCTACTTCCAGAAATATAGCAGACCTGCGCAAAATTACCACAGCAGATAGCAGTAGCTTCCTGCCGCTGGCGGTAGATCTCATCAGCGAAAAAAGCGTGGAAGATGCCATCGGTGAAACGGTAAAACACTTTGGTCGTATAGACGTTATCGTGAATAATGCCGGATATGGACAAGTAGGCGGTTTGGAAGAAGTATCAGATACAGAAGCCCGGACTAACTTCGACGTAAATGTATTCGGGAGCCTGAATGTGATCCGGAAAGCACTGCCTTATCTGCGGGAACAAAAATCAGGACACATCCTGAACATCTCCTCCATCGCTGGTTTTGTTGCTTTCTTCCCCGGTTTCGGTATTTACTGCGCTACTAAATTTGCGCTGGAAGGACTGTCAGAATCCCTGGTTACAGAAGTAAAACCGTTCGGTATCCACGTAACCCTGGTGGAACCTGGTTATTTCAGAACTGAGTTCCTTTCTTCTGGTTCTTTGGCGGTACCTGCCAATGAAATAGCGGACTATGAAAATATACGGGAAGTACAAAAAGCACATCAGTTCGATATTCATGGTCAGCAGGCCGGTGATCCGGAGAAAGCAGCTGCTGCAATGATTCAGGTAACAACAACACCGGAACCACCGGTACATCTGTTCCTGGGACAGGATGCCTATGACCTCGCATACGAGAAAATAGCTACTGTGAAAAAAGACCTGGAAGCCTGGAAAGCAGTGACGGTGGCTACCGGTTTCTAA
- a CDS encoding TetR/AcrR family transcriptional regulator, with protein MKAKISDPRQRLLDTATELFYNQGYRATGINQVIREAGVARASLYLHFASKEALLIAFLQYRHQYWFDALKTWTEKTAKPKEQIMAAFDFLHDINEKEHFRGCAFLNILSEMTDKDAAVLQVIQEHKKDLRAYLGHILVKEKQALKDQVYLLFEAAMIESQLYRHQWPVQEARKAVSGLL; from the coding sequence ATGAAAGCAAAGATAAGCGACCCAAGGCAGCGGTTATTGGACACTGCTACTGAGCTGTTTTATAACCAGGGCTATCGTGCTACGGGTATCAACCAGGTGATCCGGGAGGCAGGGGTGGCCAGAGCCAGTTTGTACCTGCATTTTGCCTCTAAGGAAGCTTTGCTGATTGCTTTTCTGCAGTACCGGCACCAGTATTGGTTCGATGCGCTGAAAACCTGGACAGAGAAGACGGCCAAGCCCAAAGAACAAATCATGGCTGCTTTTGATTTTCTGCACGACATCAATGAAAAAGAACATTTCCGCGGTTGTGCCTTTCTCAATATCCTCTCTGAAATGACCGACAAAGATGCGGCGGTGTTGCAGGTGATACAGGAACATAAAAAAGACCTGCGGGCTTACCTGGGGCATATTCTGGTGAAAGAAAAGCAGGCATTGAAAGACCAGGTGTACCTGTTGTTTGAAGCGGCGATGATAGAAAGTCAGCTTTACCGTCATCAGTGGCCGGTACAGGAGGCCAGGAAGGCCGTGAGTGGCTTGTTGTAG
- a CDS encoding DUF4198 domain-containing protein, which produces MKKTALAIGILFISALAFGHEFWLQPVKFILGINEPVNVRVMVGENYKGERSDGTKYRIQQLKHFAVGVAEDYTAHVNGSKSANIHAAFATAGNHLLAFSNTGKYISLEAEKFNAYLLEEGLDDIAALRKERGETGKPGREYYQRCAKTLLQVGEGQDDTYALHTGMRMELIPGKNPYALKEGESVTFKVLFDQAPVNNALVLAWNVYKGKTSVTKYRSNAAGEVTFPVQRRGRWMISSVHMIPYTDAAVADWNSFWGSYTFGY; this is translated from the coding sequence ATGAAAAAAACAGCGCTGGCTATAGGCATACTGTTCATCAGTGCACTGGCTTTCGGACATGAATTCTGGCTGCAGCCGGTAAAGTTTATCCTTGGCATCAACGAACCGGTAAATGTGCGGGTGATGGTAGGAGAAAACTACAAAGGAGAAAGATCCGATGGCACGAAATACCGCATACAACAACTGAAACATTTTGCGGTAGGGGTGGCAGAAGATTATACCGCCCACGTGAATGGCAGCAAAAGTGCCAATATTCATGCGGCTTTTGCTACAGCAGGCAATCACTTGCTGGCATTCAGCAATACCGGTAAATACATCTCGCTGGAAGCGGAAAAATTCAATGCTTATCTATTGGAAGAAGGGCTGGATGATATAGCTGCATTACGTAAAGAACGTGGTGAAACCGGGAAGCCGGGTAGAGAGTACTACCAGCGTTGCGCCAAAACCTTGTTACAGGTGGGCGAGGGGCAGGACGATACCTATGCGCTGCATACCGGTATGCGGATGGAACTGATTCCCGGTAAAAATCCCTATGCGTTGAAAGAGGGGGAATCCGTCACTTTTAAAGTATTGTTTGATCAGGCGCCTGTGAATAATGCATTGGTGCTGGCATGGAATGTATACAAGGGGAAAACATCGGTTACCAAATACCGCAGCAATGCTGCCGGCGAAGTAACGTTTCCGGTACAGCGCCGGGGCAGGTGGATGATCAGCAGCGTGCATATGATTCCGTATACAGATGCCGCCGTGGCCGATTGGAACAGCTTCTGGGGTAGTTATACCTTTGGATACTAA